The Pyrococcus kukulkanii genome contains a region encoding:
- a CDS encoding TIGR01177 family methyltransferase encodes MFYVEILGMIPEMAKAEVQALAELGRGEVLGSDYLLVYGRVENIDVLSRLGLAHEYGILVGSFESIEDLIEYSEGIEWRKLISGTFAVRKERMLNCSYEVENIDKRVGAIINSQGLKVNLSKPDTIVRIYCGRKLWLGIRLREFKGKEFDARKADKRPFSRPIALPPRIARAMVNLTRATREVLDPFMGTGGMLIEAGLMGLKVYGIDIREDMVEGAKINLEYYGVKDYVVKVGDATRIREAFPGKTFEAIATDPPYGTSTTLPMDRDELYKRALESMYEVLEGYLSIAFPADFDAVEVAESIGFKVLERFYQRVHSSLSRYFYVMRV; translated from the coding sequence ATGTTCTATGTAGAAATCCTGGGAATGATTCCAGAAATGGCAAAAGCCGAGGTTCAAGCACTAGCTGAGCTTGGGCGTGGGGAAGTCTTGGGCTCAGATTACCTATTAGTCTACGGGAGAGTGGAAAATATTGACGTTCTAAGCAGGCTTGGCCTTGCCCATGAGTATGGGATTCTAGTAGGGTCGTTTGAATCAATAGAGGATCTCATAGAGTACTCAGAGGGGATAGAGTGGAGAAAATTAATCTCAGGTACGTTTGCAGTAAGAAAGGAGAGGATGTTAAATTGTTCATACGAAGTGGAAAATATAGACAAAAGGGTTGGAGCAATAATCAATTCTCAGGGATTGAAGGTTAATCTTTCCAAACCTGACACGATAGTGAGGATTTATTGTGGGAGAAAGCTGTGGTTGGGGATTAGACTTCGAGAGTTTAAAGGAAAGGAGTTTGATGCTAGAAAAGCCGATAAAAGGCCATTTTCAAGGCCAATAGCCCTGCCCCCAAGGATAGCTAGGGCGATGGTAAATCTAACAAGGGCCACAAGAGAGGTACTTGATCCTTTCATGGGAACGGGAGGAATGTTGATAGAGGCCGGTTTAATGGGGCTTAAAGTGTATGGAATAGACATAAGAGAAGACATGGTTGAAGGAGCAAAGATAAACCTCGAGTACTATGGAGTCAAAGATTACGTGGTCAAAGTTGGAGATGCAACAAGAATAAGGGAAGCATTCCCAGGGAAGACCTTCGAGGCCATAGCCACAGATCCCCCTTATGGAACATCAACCACACTGCCAATGGACAGAGACGAGCTATACAAAAGGGCTTTGGAAAGCATGTATGAAGTCCTTGAGGGCTACTTAAGCATAGCATTTCCTGCTGATTTCGATGCAGTTGAAGTTGCAGAGTCAATAGGATTTAAAGTCCTCGAACGATTTTATCAGAGGGTTCACTCTTCCCTCTCAAGGTACTTCTACGTGATGAGGGTATAA
- a CDS encoding M73 family metallopeptidase, translating into MRKPIILILLIIIVATVTLGKALGEFRDVSRSEGNILSTGEFDVRISKDNSRFYDDLRVFKIESLKPGDTKEISFFIKNYGDVPIGNVSLFIFVKDIEDELSPAEKPYDLTPEKGELSSCIIVEKITVNSKDVLDSPTRLSDLVGKEIRLFTGGLKSKETLEVKMTMKLARDAGNECMTDSAEVMMKIVATQ; encoded by the coding sequence ATGAGAAAGCCGATAATATTAATATTACTGATAATTATAGTAGCAACGGTAACCCTAGGAAAAGCCCTAGGAGAATTTAGAGATGTTTCTAGGTCTGAAGGGAACATACTTTCAACGGGGGAATTTGACGTAAGGATAAGCAAAGATAACTCAAGGTTTTATGATGATCTACGGGTATTCAAAATAGAAAGCTTAAAACCGGGGGACACTAAGGAGATATCGTTTTTCATCAAGAACTATGGAGATGTGCCAATCGGAAATGTATCTCTTTTTATCTTCGTTAAGGATATCGAAGACGAATTATCTCCAGCTGAAAAGCCCTATGACCTAACGCCTGAAAAGGGGGAACTAAGCTCGTGCATAATTGTCGAGAAAATAACTGTAAACTCAAAAGATGTCCTCGATTCCCCCACGAGACTCTCTGATCTTGTAGGTAAGGAGATAAGGCTGTTCACTGGGGGCCTAAAGAGTAAGGAAACCCTTGAAGTTAAGATGACAATGAAACTTGCCAGGGATGCTGGCAATGAATGCATGACTGACAGTGCCGAGGTTATGATGAAGATAGTTGCCACCCAATGA
- a CDS encoding sugar phosphate nucleotidyltransferase, producing the protein MKALIMAGGYATRLWPITKNRPKPLLPIGNKTIIEHILEKVSDLGIPTYISTNKFFEKHFKKLAEKYEVELIVEDTYSEEEKLGTIGAIKNAVDILGEDDYLIIAGDNVFSLSLVDFVKRFNDIKKTLIAVYDVGDLELAKRYGVVILEGERVVYFEEKPPEAKTSLISTGIYALPRDVIKLVYEYLKNGNKDAPGYFIQWLLEKGVEVYAYKFSEYWYDIGSADSYLEALKMFLKESEIEEIQISPYAKIIPPVIIKKGAKILGRSIIGPYAYIDEECIIENSDVSDSIIFKKTIIRNSTIWRSIIDEKCEIRNLELRKSLVGGHAKIQRGD; encoded by the coding sequence TTGAAAGCTTTAATAATGGCAGGGGGATACGCCACAAGGTTATGGCCAATAACAAAGAACAGGCCAAAGCCCCTTCTTCCAATTGGGAACAAAACGATAATTGAACACATTCTTGAAAAAGTTAGTGACCTTGGAATCCCCACATACATTTCAACGAATAAATTTTTTGAGAAGCACTTCAAGAAACTCGCAGAGAAATATGAGGTAGAGTTGATAGTAGAGGATACATACAGTGAAGAGGAAAAACTTGGGACTATTGGTGCAATAAAAAATGCAGTGGACATTCTTGGGGAGGATGATTATCTTATAATAGCTGGAGATAATGTCTTCTCGCTTTCCTTAGTTGATTTCGTTAAGAGATTCAACGATATTAAAAAGACATTAATAGCTGTATATGATGTTGGAGACCTCGAACTAGCGAAGAGGTATGGAGTCGTAATACTTGAAGGTGAAAGGGTGGTGTATTTTGAAGAGAAGCCTCCTGAGGCAAAGACCAGCTTGATTAGCACGGGGATATATGCCCTACCAAGGGATGTTATAAAGCTCGTTTATGAGTACTTAAAGAATGGAAATAAAGACGCTCCGGGCTATTTTATTCAGTGGCTCCTGGAGAAAGGAGTTGAGGTGTATGCGTACAAGTTCAGCGAGTACTGGTACGATATAGGATCCGCCGACAGTTACCTTGAAGCCCTAAAGATGTTCTTGAAGGAAAGTGAAATAGAAGAGATACAGATAAGTCCTTACGCTAAGATAATTCCTCCCGTGATAATTAAGAAAGGGGCTAAGATCTTAGGCAGGTCGATCATAGGTCCCTACGCTTACATCGACGAGGAGTGCATAATAGAGAACTCCGATGTTAGTGATTCGATAATCTTCAAGAAGACGATAATAAGGAACTCGACGATATGGCGTTCTATAATAGACGAAAAGTGTGAGATAAGGAATTTGGAGCTGAGGAAGAGCTTAGTAGGGGGCCATGCAAAGATACAAAGGGGTGATTAA
- a CDS encoding DUF432 domain-containing protein translates to MFGKIKLAQGSISIGDQKIEIKRLGEWFEYLRGDVRRKIVGDTLQILPAPAKGYGVKLMMVRLEEDIVIAPGNRVEGFLTVPIEVSVRAGEVEVDRFPLGGEKYALYGTLERGVIVRYSRGSIQEKPNGIGVLKVKLINRGTSWGRVDRIVFPLLDVMYYTKDRAFYPLVEVIVDKDIEVVNTGEPPMDGLSVVGELKKLSFKMRW, encoded by the coding sequence ATGTTTGGAAAGATCAAGCTGGCCCAAGGAAGCATTTCAATAGGAGATCAGAAAATAGAAATAAAAAGGCTTGGAGAATGGTTTGAGTATCTTAGGGGAGACGTAAGAAGGAAAATAGTTGGCGATACCCTTCAGATATTGCCCGCACCTGCCAAGGGGTATGGAGTGAAGCTCATGATGGTAAGGCTTGAGGAGGATATAGTCATAGCCCCAGGAAATAGGGTTGAGGGGTTCCTTACGGTTCCCATCGAAGTTTCAGTAAGGGCAGGGGAGGTGGAAGTCGATAGGTTCCCATTAGGTGGGGAGAAGTATGCTCTCTATGGAACTCTTGAGAGAGGAGTTATCGTAAGGTACTCAAGGGGAAGCATCCAAGAGAAGCCAAATGGAATTGGAGTTCTAAAAGTTAAGTTAATTAATAGGGGAACATCCTGGGGAAGAGTCGATAGGATAGTGTTTCCCCTGTTAGATGTTATGTACTATACAAAGGACAGGGCATTCTACCCCTTGGTGGAGGTCATTGTTGACAAAGACATCGAGGTCGTAAATACGGGAGAACCCCCAATGGATGGACTCTCCGTGGTTGGCGAGCTAAAGAAGCTGTCATTTAAGATGAGATGGTGA
- a CDS encoding outer membrane protein assembly factor BamB family protein — MKRVAVLIFLLLFLPSVVGWNGQLCSTVKYQKSIEAVAVENSTIYASCSYRAVANSSGLIGIYYLGTTGAYSINGTKLWEVDSGFVVRLVPLKDGVLVGSLGGLLRLNKTGNYTGRFITKYKLYDFTVNGSYIYIASGDMFTKNERKGMLYKLYLSNLTQIWSLNFTDLLDRVRVGKVIYVGSGYPSGFAGKLKFGRLYGVSPEGKILWQVELGEWVRDLEVWKGYAVVGTGYNETGRILLVDYNGNVLWNQTLFYVEDILVNGDTAYVGGYKSVVAVDLKERRIKWELKLPYRVKTLAIYKGKLLAGSGEFKTKNGTVYSVGTLYVIDPKNGKILNEIPAGYVRSISPGNGFIVVGTGSNIFMVFKEDEVIPKSICGSGLLLLLVLLGKKFKKT, encoded by the coding sequence ATGAAGAGAGTTGCAGTCTTAATATTTCTACTCTTGTTTCTTCCATCGGTAGTTGGATGGAATGGGCAGTTATGTTCCACCGTTAAGTATCAAAAGAGCATAGAGGCTGTTGCAGTGGAGAATTCAACAATATACGCCTCATGCTCCTACAGGGCAGTAGCAAATTCCTCAGGTCTTATAGGAATCTACTACCTCGGAACTACTGGCGCATACTCAATAAACGGTACGAAGTTGTGGGAAGTTGATTCGGGCTTCGTAGTTAGGTTAGTCCCCCTTAAAGATGGTGTCCTCGTGGGGAGCTTGGGAGGCCTATTAAGGCTAAATAAGACTGGCAACTATACTGGAAGGTTTATAACTAAGTATAAGCTCTACGATTTCACAGTAAATGGAAGCTATATCTACATTGCTAGCGGAGACATGTTTACTAAAAATGAAAGGAAAGGAATGCTATACAAACTTTACCTCAGTAACTTGACTCAAATATGGTCCCTCAATTTTACGGATCTATTAGATAGAGTAAGGGTTGGAAAGGTCATTTACGTTGGAAGTGGCTATCCATCAGGTTTTGCAGGCAAGCTCAAATTTGGAAGGCTTTACGGAGTTAGTCCTGAAGGAAAAATCTTATGGCAAGTTGAACTTGGAGAATGGGTGAGGGACTTAGAGGTCTGGAAGGGTTACGCCGTAGTTGGGACGGGTTATAATGAAACCGGGCGTATTCTCTTAGTAGACTATAATGGAAACGTATTGTGGAACCAGACCCTGTTCTACGTTGAGGACATCCTGGTAAATGGCGACACCGCCTACGTTGGCGGGTATAAAAGCGTTGTTGCCGTTGATCTAAAAGAGCGTAGGATAAAGTGGGAGCTAAAATTGCCGTATAGGGTAAAGACCTTGGCCATCTATAAGGGGAAGTTACTCGCCGGAAGTGGAGAGTTTAAGACGAAGAATGGAACCGTATACAGCGTTGGAACACTATACGTTATTGATCCGAAGAATGGGAAGATACTAAATGAAATACCAGCAGGATACGTGAGGAGCATCTCACCGGGGAATGGGTTCATAGTCGTTGGAACTGGGAGCAACATATTCATGGTCTTTAAGGAAGACGAAGTAATACCAAAATCTATCTGTGGATCAGGACTATTGCTTCTCCTGGTTCTCCTTGGAAAGAAATTTAAGAAGACTTAA
- a CDS encoding DUF58 domain-containing protein — protein MKGASFLVSLFLWFILMSIVFDVPRIGVLPLILLIFAVLIPSPGGIEVQRILDKKNVRIGEVITVNLEVRVKKGTGLVFIRDTIPPMFEVIGRPYASFFVLPWRRKFKFSYSLIARKRGKYELPKTEVYSFHVLRVHPTRWMLKGESVEIVVTSHGYLKVSPHRILRASMTQAIMYSRFGPTTTDFKEIREYRPGDPFKAINWKATARVGKLLVNEFEREGRKTVMIILDARMEKLGSYFENPLEYGIKLSMILADFYLSLGNNVGLYILGQGKLVTPASSMSQRETIVKALLSAGLDKEETLENAFKNLEIILRRFSPAVILITNLTEDVTSEITSLKRDLVIIDVSMYGEISEEGSLVELKKQALRKAAQKRVIKWDVGRESPHEVLLKLLGVVE, from the coding sequence ATGAAGGGGGCAAGCTTCCTAGTATCACTATTCCTATGGTTTATCCTCATGTCAATAGTGTTTGACGTTCCAAGGATAGGAGTCCTTCCCCTAATCCTACTCATCTTCGCCGTTTTAATACCTTCCCCAGGGGGGATAGAAGTTCAAAGAATTTTGGACAAAAAGAATGTTAGGATTGGTGAAGTCATAACCGTGAACCTGGAAGTTCGTGTGAAGAAGGGGACAGGCCTAGTTTTTATTAGAGATACAATTCCCCCGATGTTCGAAGTTATTGGAAGGCCTTATGCATCATTTTTCGTGTTACCCTGGAGGAGGAAATTCAAGTTTAGCTATTCCCTAATTGCCCGAAAAAGGGGAAAATACGAATTGCCCAAAACGGAGGTATACTCATTCCATGTTTTAAGGGTTCATCCAACAAGGTGGATGTTAAAAGGTGAAAGCGTCGAAATAGTTGTCACTTCTCACGGTTACTTGAAGGTATCACCCCATAGAATTCTAAGGGCAAGCATGACCCAAGCCATAATGTACTCAAGATTCGGCCCTACAACAACTGATTTCAAGGAGATAAGGGAATACAGACCAGGAGATCCATTTAAAGCGATAAACTGGAAAGCTACCGCAAGAGTTGGGAAGCTTTTGGTAAATGAGTTTGAACGAGAGGGAAGGAAAACCGTAATGATAATCCTAGATGCAAGGATGGAGAAGCTCGGTTCATACTTTGAGAACCCCCTTGAGTATGGAATTAAACTTTCGATGATCTTAGCAGACTTTTACCTATCCCTGGGAAATAACGTTGGCTTGTACATATTAGGACAGGGAAAGCTCGTAACTCCTGCCTCTTCTATGAGCCAACGTGAAACCATAGTCAAGGCCCTGCTCTCCGCTGGATTAGACAAGGAGGAAACCCTCGAAAATGCCTTTAAAAACTTAGAAATAATTCTTAGAAGGTTTTCTCCCGCAGTTATCCTCATAACAAATTTAACCGAGGACGTAACATCGGAAATCACTTCATTAAAGAGGGATCTTGTGATAATCGACGTCTCAATGTATGGGGAGATCAGTGAGGAAGGCTCGCTTGTTGAGCTGAAAAAACAGGCCCTCAGAAAGGCTGCTCAAAAGAGGGTTATCAAGTGGGACGTGGGTAGGGAAAGTCCCCATGAAGTGCTGTTAAAGCTCTTAGGGGTGGTCGAATGA
- a CDS encoding AAA family ATPase, with translation MSEIKEIFEEIGKAFIGHEDVVRKVLASALVNGNVLFEDNPGLGKTLLAKAFAKVLGLNYRRIQFTPDLLPSDIIGTKVWRPEKGIFEVMKGPIFTNVLLADEINRAPPKTQSALLEAMEERQVTIEGETFKLDEPFFVIATQNPLEFEGTYPLPEAQLDRFLLRLSIGYPKSEEEEVEILRARLRWQKDDPTVDLSPVVGREEFLRMQRKVESEIKIHDDILRYIARIVRTIREDERVEAGPSPRGGLALMKLAKANAFIEGRDYVIPDDVKMFAIEALSHRIILRPEYSLERGVEVEIVKEALEAVPVPKGLRY, from the coding sequence ATGAGTGAGATAAAGGAAATATTTGAGGAGATAGGAAAAGCATTTATAGGACACGAAGACGTCGTTAGGAAAGTTCTTGCATCAGCCTTAGTAAACGGAAACGTGTTATTTGAAGACAATCCTGGGCTGGGTAAAACGTTACTTGCAAAGGCCTTCGCCAAGGTTCTGGGGCTAAACTACAGGAGAATCCAGTTTACTCCCGATTTATTACCTTCAGATATAATAGGGACAAAGGTTTGGAGACCTGAGAAAGGAATCTTCGAGGTAATGAAGGGACCAATATTTACTAATGTTCTTCTTGCAGATGAAATAAACAGGGCCCCACCAAAGACCCAGTCAGCCCTTCTTGAAGCAATGGAAGAGAGACAGGTAACAATAGAGGGAGAAACCTTCAAGCTTGATGAACCTTTCTTTGTTATAGCAACTCAAAATCCGCTTGAGTTCGAAGGAACGTACCCCTTACCCGAGGCCCAATTAGACAGGTTCCTTCTGAGGTTAAGTATAGGCTATCCTAAGAGTGAAGAGGAAGAAGTCGAGATTTTAAGGGCAAGGCTTAGGTGGCAGAAGGATGATCCAACTGTAGACCTTTCTCCAGTTGTAGGGAGGGAAGAATTCCTAAGAATGCAAAGAAAAGTAGAGTCTGAAATTAAAATCCACGATGATATCCTCCGGTACATAGCAAGGATAGTCCGAACAATAAGAGAGGATGAGAGAGTTGAAGCTGGGCCAAGTCCAAGGGGAGGACTGGCGTTGATGAAGCTTGCAAAGGCAAATGCGTTCATAGAGGGTAGAGACTACGTTATTCCCGATGACGTTAAGATGTTCGCAATAGAAGCGTTGAGCCACAGAATAATTTTGAGGCCCGAATATTCCCTAGAGAGGGGGGTTGAAGTTGAGATAGTTAAGGAGGCCCTTGAAGCGGTACCCGTGCCGAAGGGGTTGAGGTACTGA
- a CDS encoding transglutaminase-like domain-containing protein, with the protein MMREIFSAVIIGVLGLLLLSSSSPITLVPTISNELPKKESHSIDLRENLYRLSVFNDATVMVVFEDKGRVTYLRQNVYYTYKNGKWIGEKFEGIKVFGKIPVFEPKAPHETIIDRVRVELKSPLLSGNLYTTLYTSWISIPALYSGDLELLRPKRYPVESYDFEATLYEFPDDVLRKAKVPKVGLEVPEVSEKVLKLAKNITKGIESPYEKALAIERYLEENYFYDEKAPPAPPGIDPVEWFLFYSKRGVCLDFNTAFVILARLNGLPARLVTGFKIKAEPGMQEVKLRQAHAWAEVYFEGIGWITFDATGSRRPEEEKEKVQQKSGVREVKVSLGNSTVIELPFKVNLTTNPEIPINITVEDGKTIVNITGEKVGWFNVTLGKLNLSILVGYNTTTKITKWPKEITAGSNFTVEGIVTTTEGILVPAGSVRIELRKEKDSPGKIVGRGEVRHGRFVVKCSATGVAGKYHIVAVYEGWGPYFESTSDPTIVIRDKAKIYVKEFNYTRVGSVKIQGFLGTEGGASLGGEYLEVFLDGKLVGVAKTDSSGRFSFFVGVGNPGIHKVTLVYEGSKGIEGDKKTIVFRAISASITISSFVYAGDELEIRGKILGASDGTVSISGDFGDYYSKLSENGSFKLRIPVPQDAKGYRKVIIYYGDLKLIEREVYVKQKLLVDVSNALMVVNRSNELTMRITFINGSPLIGSKVMLVAFNETLSNITNKKGIVTFRITPESTGKYTAKLIVITNDGFEVIPIKLRVFRYPLYVYVGLFLLLLSLLLLSAKVIRVKLSFNREPPVYMTNETVEVKTNLPVSLYVNGKLHGRGKEFKLRLNPGNHKVYARFFFFSIEREVKVLEDYNNVIVCIFEECLDGEPSKTAREILGLNDLSLIFEKARYSLKKVSLGEVLRFFRGIRGRCLNEGASEK; encoded by the coding sequence ATGATGAGGGAGATATTTTCGGCGGTAATAATTGGAGTACTGGGGTTGCTTCTCCTCTCCTCCTCTTCTCCGATAACGTTAGTCCCAACTATATCTAATGAGCTCCCAAAAAAAGAATCCCATTCCATAGATCTCAGGGAAAACCTCTATAGATTGTCTGTATTTAACGATGCAACCGTCATGGTTGTGTTCGAGGATAAGGGGAGGGTCACGTACCTAAGGCAAAACGTCTACTATACCTATAAGAACGGTAAGTGGATTGGGGAAAAATTCGAGGGAATAAAGGTTTTCGGAAAGATACCAGTTTTTGAACCTAAAGCACCGCACGAAACAATTATCGATAGGGTAAGGGTTGAATTAAAATCTCCCCTCCTTTCGGGAAACCTCTATACAACCCTTTATACCTCCTGGATCTCGATTCCCGCTTTATATTCGGGGGATCTTGAGTTGCTTAGACCAAAGAGGTACCCCGTGGAATCCTACGATTTTGAAGCAACGCTTTATGAGTTCCCGGATGATGTTCTAAGAAAAGCTAAAGTTCCAAAAGTAGGTTTAGAAGTTCCAGAGGTTAGCGAAAAGGTACTTAAGTTGGCAAAGAACATAACTAAAGGAATAGAGAGCCCCTATGAGAAAGCCCTTGCCATAGAGAGGTACCTTGAAGAGAACTACTTCTACGATGAAAAAGCTCCTCCAGCACCCCCAGGAATAGATCCCGTTGAGTGGTTCCTCTTCTATTCAAAGCGGGGAGTCTGTCTCGATTTTAATACGGCCTTTGTCATCTTAGCAAGGCTCAACGGCCTTCCGGCAAGGCTAGTAACAGGGTTCAAGATCAAGGCCGAGCCTGGAATGCAAGAAGTTAAGTTAAGGCAGGCACATGCCTGGGCTGAGGTTTACTTTGAAGGTATAGGCTGGATAACTTTTGACGCCACTGGATCCCGTAGGCCTGAGGAGGAGAAAGAGAAAGTGCAACAAAAGTCCGGAGTTAGAGAGGTTAAAGTATCCCTCGGAAATAGTACGGTTATAGAGCTCCCATTCAAGGTTAACCTGACAACTAACCCCGAAATTCCCATCAATATTACGGTTGAAGATGGGAAGACGATAGTGAACATAACTGGAGAGAAAGTTGGGTGGTTTAATGTTACCTTAGGAAAATTGAACCTTTCCATCTTAGTTGGCTATAACACTACAACTAAGATAACTAAGTGGCCAAAGGAGATCACGGCCGGTTCTAACTTCACCGTGGAAGGCATCGTCACTACAACAGAGGGCATCCTCGTTCCCGCAGGTTCCGTGAGGATAGAACTCAGAAAGGAGAAGGACTCGCCAGGGAAAATTGTAGGAAGAGGAGAAGTTAGACATGGCAGATTTGTAGTTAAATGCTCAGCTACGGGAGTTGCAGGAAAGTACCATATAGTAGCCGTATACGAGGGGTGGGGGCCATATTTTGAATCAACTAGTGATCCCACCATAGTAATTCGGGATAAAGCTAAGATCTACGTGAAGGAATTCAACTACACAAGGGTTGGTTCGGTAAAGATCCAGGGGTTCCTGGGAACGGAAGGAGGAGCTTCTCTTGGTGGGGAGTACCTTGAGGTATTCTTGGATGGAAAACTTGTAGGTGTCGCGAAAACCGACAGTTCAGGTAGATTTTCATTCTTCGTAGGGGTTGGAAATCCTGGTATTCATAAAGTTACCCTTGTCTATGAGGGTAGTAAGGGAATTGAAGGAGATAAGAAAACCATTGTGTTTAGGGCGATCTCCGCATCAATTACCATCTCCTCTTTCGTTTATGCGGGAGATGAACTTGAGATAAGGGGGAAGATACTGGGGGCCAGCGACGGAACAGTGAGTATTAGCGGAGATTTTGGAGATTACTACTCTAAGCTTAGTGAGAATGGATCCTTTAAGCTAAGGATCCCCGTCCCCCAGGATGCCAAAGGATATAGGAAGGTAATAATCTACTATGGAGACCTTAAATTAATCGAGAGAGAGGTTTACGTTAAGCAGAAATTGCTTGTAGATGTTTCCAACGCATTAATGGTTGTCAACAGATCCAATGAGCTCACCATGAGAATCACCTTCATCAATGGGAGCCCCCTTATTGGTTCAAAGGTCATGTTAGTCGCTTTTAATGAGACGCTAAGTAATATAACCAACAAGAAGGGAATAGTCACGTTTAGGATAACTCCAGAGTCCACTGGTAAGTACACCGCCAAGTTAATAGTAATAACGAACGATGGATTTGAGGTAATTCCGATAAAGCTTAGAGTGTTCAGATATCCGCTTTACGTTTACGTAGGCCTGTTCCTCTTATTACTTTCACTTCTCCTTCTCTCCGCTAAGGTGATAAGGGTAAAACTAAGCTTCAATAGGGAGCCACCCGTGTACATGACCAATGAAACCGTTGAGGTAAAGACGAACTTGCCAGTATCCCTCTACGTAAACGGTAAACTTCATGGCAGGGGAAAAGAGTTTAAGCTGAGGCTTAATCCTGGGAATCATAAGGTATATGCGAGGTTTTTCTTTTTCTCCATTGAGCGCGAAGTTAAGGTTCTGGAGGACTATAACAATGTGATAGTGTGCATTTTTGAGGAGTGCCTTGATGGGGAACCAAGCAAGACCGCCAGGGAGATCCTTGGGTTAAATGACTTATCCTTGATATTCGAAAAGGCAAGGTATAGCCTTAAGAAGGTCTCACTAGGGGAAGTTTTAAGGTTCTTTAGGGGAATTAGGGGGAGGTGTTTAAATGAGGGAGCGAGTGAAAAGTAG
- a CDS encoding VIT1/CCC1 transporter family protein produces the protein MSDVLSLVIKFYNDEYSDSLLYAELAKVEKDEKIKREFLRLARIEAKHAKFWLSFLERRGITPNKPKVKRWTIHVLKLMRKILGPGVVASLLEMGENSAIQKYFKFLTEHSQEFSPDEMEELKKIILEELEHEKFFYESKRRFHVENVRDFVLGMNDGLVEILGAVTGLSAVYPYSPRLVGISGLIVGVAGALSMAIGALISVRSQRQVSEAIRERTKVLFKVSPERAVKEVYEKLIGGGLPEEIAQEVSVKLKGKEEALIKLLVHEEEQNELRAALYTGLAYLVGVAFPVTPYFFARSSLTALPISVMLAGLALSIVATSVALISGISIKKKVAEMVVTGLGAAFLSYLFGHLMESVFNVSGL, from the coding sequence ATGTCAGATGTTTTAAGTCTTGTCATCAAATTCTACAACGATGAATACTCCGATTCTCTTCTCTATGCAGAACTTGCTAAAGTTGAGAAAGATGAAAAGATTAAAAGGGAATTCTTAAGATTGGCAAGAATAGAGGCTAAGCACGCAAAGTTCTGGCTCTCCTTTTTAGAGAGGAGAGGGATAACCCCCAACAAGCCCAAGGTCAAAAGATGGACAATTCACGTCCTAAAACTAATGAGGAAAATTCTAGGCCCAGGGGTCGTTGCTTCCCTTTTGGAGATGGGCGAAAATAGCGCGATCCAAAAGTACTTCAAGTTCCTTACTGAACACTCCCAAGAATTCTCCCCAGATGAAATGGAAGAACTAAAGAAGATAATCTTGGAAGAGTTAGAGCATGAGAAGTTCTTCTATGAGAGCAAGAGAAGGTTTCACGTAGAGAACGTGAGGGACTTCGTCTTAGGAATGAACGATGGTCTCGTCGAAATACTTGGAGCTGTAACAGGTCTTTCTGCCGTCTATCCGTACTCGCCAAGGCTAGTCGGGATCAGTGGTCTTATCGTGGGAGTTGCCGGTGCACTATCAATGGCCATTGGAGCCTTAATCTCGGTTAGATCTCAAAGACAGGTAAGCGAGGCAATAAGGGAGAGAACTAAAGTCCTGTTCAAGGTCTCACCAGAAAGAGCCGTTAAAGAGGTATATGAAAAACTTATCGGGGGAGGTCTCCCGGAAGAGATAGCTCAGGAAGTATCCGTAAAGTTAAAGGGAAAAGAGGAAGCTTTAATAAAGCTCCTTGTCCATGAAGAAGAACAGAACGAGTTAAGGGCCGCCCTATATACCGGCCTCGCTTACCTTGTCGGCGTTGCATTCCCAGTGACTCCCTACTTCTTCGCGCGCTCATCACTAACGGCCCTCCCCATCTCGGTAATGCTTGCTGGCTTGGCGTTGAGTATTGTGGCAACTTCAGTTGCCTTGATCTCAGGGATCTCAATTAAGAAGAAGGTTGCAGAGATGGTAGTCACCGGCCTGGGAGCAGCGTTTTTAAGTTACCTATTTGGACATTTAATGGAATCAGTATTTAACGTCTCGGGGCTATGA